GGCCTGTAAAGCCTAACTTCTCACGCTTCCCGCAGCCGCTTCAGCTTGTCCACGAGCTTGTGTAAGCCTTCCTCGATCTCCTCCGCGCAAGCCGCATACAGACTGTAGGGGCCTCCGAAAGGATCGGAAATGTCATGGCTCGGCAGCTCCTTCTCCAGAGCTATGATGCGCATACGCTCCTCATCGGTAATCGGCTCGGACAGCGCCTGCTTCAGCTGAATGCTGCTCAGCAAGCTCTCCAGCTCGGCAATCGTGCGCTCATCCTTACCGCCGCCCTCCGCTACGTACTCCTTCAGCGTGTGCACCTTATCGACAGCCTCTGGATGGAGCTGAATCGTATGCCGCTTATGACTTGCGGTCATCGTCAATACGAGATCGGCCCACTGTACGAGCTCCTCGTCCAGCAGCTTCGAGCCGTCGGTCAGCGCACAGCCCTTCTCTTGCAGCACCGTGCGAGCATGATCGGATACAGGCATTCCCGTGAAGGCCGATACTCCGGCAGAGCGAACCTCAAGGCCCGTCAGCCCGGCCTTCTCGATCAGCGACTTCATCATTCCTTCGGCCATGGGACTTCGGCATGTGTTGCCCGTGCATACGAATAAGATTCGGTTCATCTTCGTTTCCCCCTCTTTCCATACATCCGTAGGTGTGGAGCGCTGCTGCTTATTCTTGCTATAGTGTACCTCAATTGTGAGTAATTATGGGAGTTCTCTCTCGTTTATATGATAAAATGGATGCCGAATGCGATCAAAATGACGCCGCCGAGCGCCTCTCCGTAATCACCAAACCATTCGCCCACACGTCGGCCGAGCAGCAGGCCCAGCATCGTCATCAGTCCTCCAGCAGCTCCGAACAACAGAATCGTCAGCCATACGTCACCGGCAAACATCCCGAGTGATATGCCGACAGAGAACGAATCGACGCTCACGCTGAACGCGAACAGCAGCAAGCCCCAGAACGATCGGGGATCGTAGCCCGACGATTCATCGCCGCGCAGCACGTTGTACACCATATGAGCGCCCAGCACGAGCAGCAGCACGCCGCCGCATACGGTAGCCACTTGTCCGAGAATGGAGCTCAGGAAGCTGCCTGTCCAGACGCCAGCGAGCGGCATGATCATATGGAACAGCGCCGTGACGAGGCCGATTCTGACAATATCAAGCTTCCTGATCCCTCTCATCCCGATGCCAAGCCCTAGCGACAGCGCGTCGAACCCTAGCGCCAGCGCAAGTAATCCAATGGAGACGAGCTGTCCCCACAATAACGGTGCTGCCAAGTCCATGCTTCCTAACCCCCTGTCCCATTCCTAAACAACGTATGCAGGACAAGGGGCAAACATGTCTGCCGCGGGCGTTAAGGAAAGACATGAGTGCTGAGCAGGGACAACGTAGGCTATGGCAGCGGTGTAGGCGGTGGCGATGGGCAGTGGCGAAGCTTCGCCTGCTTGAGGCGACTGCGCTGGCCCGTGTGAGGGCTGCGGCGAGGCGAGGCAGGGGCTGCGGCACGGTTGGCGGCGCGCGGGATAAGGCTCAGCACGTTGCTACACGTGCAGCTCGCGTCCGCCGGCGGCCTTACGCAGCCGGTTCATGATCGCTTCGCCGAGGCCGGTCTCCGGGCAAGCCTCGGCGACGATGAACGAGGCGCCAGCCTCGTCGAAGGCGCGCAGCGCGGCATACAAGCCGCGCGCCACAAGCTCAAGGTCGGTCCGCTCGCCGCAGACCGACACATGGTCCGCGGGCACCGCCTCCGCGTGCCCGCCCAGCAGCAGCGCGCCCGTCCGCTCCCCGCGGGCGCGCGCAGCCTCCAGCTCGCGCCGCATGCGCGCGAGCACCGCCTCGCGATCGTGGCCATGCACGATCGTCAGCAGCCCGCGCGGCGCGTAGTGGGCATATTTCATGCCCGGTGCGCGCGGCGTCTCCTCAGCGGCAGGCGCAGCCTCTGCCGCCATCACCAGGCGCACGCCGTCAGGCAGCGTGCGCGCCAGCTCGCCCGCGGTGACCCCGCCCGGGCGCAGCACATACACCGTCCCGTCGCGATACTCGACGACGGTCGATTCCACCCCGACGCCGGCGGCGCCGCCATCCACGATCCCGGCGATACGACCGCCGAGATCCTCGAGCACATGCGCCGCCAGCGTCGGGCTCGGCCGCCCCGAGCGGTTCGCACTCGGGGCCGCAACCGGACAGCCCGCGGCGGCGATCAGCGCCCGGGCCACCGGATGGTCGGGGATGCGTACCCCGACCGTAGACAGCCCCGCCGTCACGAGCGGGGACAGCACGCCCTCCCGGACGGGCAGCACGACCGTCAGCGGACCCGGCCAGAACGCGTCCAACAAGCACAAGACGGCCTCCTCCGGCGAAGCAGTAAGCTCCGTTAGCTGAGACCGATCGGCCAGATGAACGATGAGCGGATTATCCGACGGACGGCCCTTCGCCTCGAAGATCGCCGCCACCGCCTCTGTGCTGCGCGCATCCGCTCCTAGGCCATACACCGTCTCCGTCGGGAAGGCGACCGTCCGCCCTTCACGCAGCCAAGCCGCGGCTTCCTGTATCTGCTCCTCTTGCGGACAGGAGGCATGCACGAGCCACATTTTCGTCTCGATATTCATAACAACACTCCTTGCACCAGCTTCTCCTCTAAGGACGATCCGACCACTGTACCAGCACACAAGGTCGTTCGACACACCCGAGCGTCCAGCCTCTCCGAGCATGTCGCCGACCCGACTCCCGCTTCGCAAGATGATTCCTGGTCATCTGGTCAATCTCCATCTGAGCTCTATTCCTTACGCGAACCAAGCGAATACTTCCTTCAGCATATCCCACAGGAAGAAGCGCACCTCCGGCTGCTCCTTGCCTGCAGCAGCTTCCTTGCCGCCTTCTGCATCCTTCTGAGCCTGCTCTGCAGCGCCAGAAGCCGTCTTGCCCGCCCCCGCTTCCTTCTGCACAGCCGATGCCGCAGTTACAGACTTGCTCGACTTATCGGACTGGTCTGCCTTACGAGCCGCATCCTTCTCCGCAGCTTTCCCGTTCGCAGCGCCAGCATCCGTCTTACCATCGTTCGGTGCAGCCTCGTCCTCAGCCGATGCCGCGTACGCCTTGTTGTCCTTCTTCACGACCATCTCGGAATCGACGAAGCAGAGCGGCGGGAACAGCACGCACCACCAGTTCTGACCTTCCGCCTCGCCGATCGACACACGCAGCGCCTCATACTCACCAGCCGGGTACACTTGATTGCCGTACATCTTCGTCGGGAATGGAACGACGCCTAGTTCTACCTGATATGTATAGTCGAAGCCGTTATCGCGCAGCGTCTTTTCCACCACAGCCTCAAGCTCTGGCAGACGGGACTTCACTGTCTCGCGCGCCGCCTCGATCCCGTCTGGCTCCGCGACCCACGCGTTCATCTGCTCGATTATCGCATCGCGCACCTCGCGCTTAATCCATTGATCCGTCGGCGAATCGGAGTTCGCCAAGATACGCAGTCGAATCGACTCCTGTGGAATGACACTTGCATCAACAGCCGACTTCGCCTTCGCCTCGAACAGCATCGCGTTCGCCTTGCCCGACTCCCAGCACATCAGCAGCATCACTAGAGCAAATCCTAAATATAAATACGGCTTTACATTGACCCGTTTAACCATGTACACCGCGCCCCTCTCAACCATTTCGTATCCTAAGAATGAATCTGAATGATGGCATCGCCTTCGAATCTATCGATTCTAGTTCTTATTGTTTCCGAGATTGAGAGAGTTTAAACGCGGTGCTTTTATTTTTTTATAAAAAGCTTTCAAGTACCGTTATTCTAGGAACGATACGCAATAACGTGCCGGCCGATGCCAGCCAGATCATCGACGATATATACCTCGTCCCACTCGGCAGCATCAAGCAGCAGCTCCCGTACCGCCTCGGCCTGACCTTGCCCGACCTCGAAGCCGACGACGCGCGGCAGCTGCGGCAGCTCGTGAAGCTGTGCCACCATACGGCGGTAGAGCGTCAGTCCGTCCGCACCTCCGAACAGCGCCATATGCGGCTCGTACAGCCGCACCTCCGGCTGAAGGCCATTTTCATCCGAATCCGGGATGTATGGAGGGTTGGACACGAGCAGATCTATTCGCTCTGCCCGCTCGATCCAAGGCTGAAGCAGATCTCCCTCGCTCCATTCGATTCGGTCGGCCACCCCGTTCAGCTCCGCATTGTGCTGCGCCTGCTTCAGCGCCGCCTCCGACAAGTCCGAGGCGAGCACGCGCCAGCCTGGACATTGCGTCGCAATCGTCACCGCAATCGCCCCGCTGCCCGTCCCGATATCGCACACGGTCGGGCTGTTTCCCAGCCTAGACACAGTTCCGCGGCCAGCACTTGCCGCATCCTCTAGCTCTTGCCCGTGCACCAGCTGCTCCCTACCCTCACATGTCTCCGGCCACATCCGCTTCCCAAGACGAACGAGCTCCTCGACCAGCAGCTCCGTCTCCGGCCTTGGGATCAACACCGCAGGACTGACCCGGAACGGCAGTCCATAGAACTCCTGTTCGCCAATCATATATTGCACCGGCTCCCCTGCCGCCTTCCGCTCGAGCAGCTGCTGCCATCGCTCCGCAAGACGCTCCGGGAACGGCTCGCTCCAGCGCAGCAATAGCCCCGTACGGCTCTCCTCGAGCACATATTCGAGCAGCCGCTGTGCATTCGACTCCGGCTCCCGCACACCATACCCGCGCAAAAAAGAAGAAGCCTCAACATAGGCTTCACGTATCGTTAATCGCCGTTCGTTAAGCACCGGCGTATTCTCCTTTTTCCATCTGGTCGGTCTGGGCGGCAATCGTAAGGGCGGAGATGATCTCCTCCATATCGCCGTTCAGCACGGAATCTAGTCGATGCAGCGTTAAGCCGATGCGGTGATCGGTCACACGGCTCTGCGGGAAGTTGTACGTCCGAATACGCTCCGAGCGATCGCCCGTGCCGACCTTGCTCTTGCGCTCGGCGCCGTACTTCTCCATCTCCTCCTGCTGCATCTTGTCGAAGATACGGGCGCGAAGCACCTGCAGCGCCTTCTCCTTGTTCGAGTTCTGCGACTTGCCGTCCTGACACGTCGCTACAATGCCCGTCGGAACGTGCGTCACGCGCACCGCCGACTTCGTCGTATTAACGGACTGACCGCCCGCGCCGCTGGAGCAGAACGTATCGACGCGAATGTCTGAGTCGTGAATCTCGATGTCGAACTCCTCCATCTCCGGCATGACCCCGACCGTTGCCGTCGACGTATGGATACGTCCGCCCGACTCCGTCGCCGGAATACGCTGCACGCGATGCGCTCCGCTCTCGAACTTCAGCTTGCTGTAGGCACCCTTGCCGTTCACCATGAAAATAATTTCCTTAAAGCCGCCGAGGTCGCTAACGCTGGCCTCCAGCACCTCCGTACGCCAGCCCTGCGTATCCGCGAACTTCGAGTACATCCGGTACAAGTCGGAGGCGAACAGCGCCGCCTCGTCGCCGCCCGCGGCGCCGCGAATTTCCACGATGACGTTCTTGTCGTCATTCGGGTCCTTCGGCATCATGAGCACCTTAATCTTCTCCTCCAGCTGCTCCTTGCGCTCAGACAGCTCGTCGAGCTCCAGCTTCACGAGCTCCTTCATCTCATCGTCGAGCTTCTCATTCAGCATCGACTTGGCTGCCTCATGCTGCTCGTAGACGCTCTTGTATTCCATGTACGTATCGTACGTCTCCTGCAGGTCGGATTGCTCCTTCGAATATTCGCGCAGCTTCTTCGCATCCCCGGCTACGTCCGGGTCGCACAGCAGCTCGCTCAGCTTCTCATAACGATCGGCTAATGCTTGTAAACGGTCCAGCATCTATCGTTCACCCTTCCCTTCCCTTTCACGCTTCAGAGCGTGCTCATGCTCTTTCCTATGCCTTCCATCCCCACCGTGCATGACGGCAATACTCTTGACTACCCACGCTGTCTCATCGCTGCATGCGCCGTGCTTCGTCAGGCTACAGGCTACACGTTGAAACGGAAGTGCATCACGTCGCCGTCCTGCACGACATATTCCTTGCCCTCAAGACGTACGGTTCCCTTCTCCTTGGCTGCACTCATCGAGCCTGCGCCGACGAGATCGTCGTAGCCGACCACCTCTGCGCGAATGAAGCCGCGCTCGAAGTCGGTATGAATGACGCCAGCCGCCTGCGGCGCCTTCATGCCCTTGCGGATCGTCCATGCGCGAACCTCTTGCACGCCAGCTGTGAAATACGTGTACAAGCCAAGCAGCTTATACGCTGCACGAATGAGACGGTTCAAGCCGGATTCGGTCAAGCCGAGCTCCTCGAGGAACATCTCCTTGTCCTCGCCCTCAAGCTCCGCGATCTCGGACTCCACCTTCGCGCTGATCGGCACCACCTCTGCGCCCTCAAGAGCTGCGAATTCCCGCACCTGCTGCACATACGGATTATCGTCCGCATTTGCCGCTTCCGACTCGTTCACGTTCGCCGCGTACAGCACCGGCTTCATCGTCAGAAGATGCAGGTCGCGAATGAGCAAGCGCTCCTCATCGGTCAGCTCCACGCTACGCGCCGGCTTCTCGTTGTACAACGCTTCCTTCACGCGCTCCAGACACTCGACCTCTTGGGCGTACTTCTTGTCGCCGCCCTTCATATTTTTGCGCGAGCGCTCAATGCGCTTATCGACCGAGTCGACATCAGCTAAGATCAGCTCCAGGTTAATCGTCTGAATGTCGCTGATCGGATCGACCTTGCCAGATACGTGTGTAATGTTATCGTCCTGGAAGCAACGCACCACCTGCACGATCGCGTCCACCTCGCGAATGTTCGCAAGGAATTTGTTCCCAAGACCCTCACCCTTGCTCGCACCCTTCACAAGACCTGCAATATCGACGAACTCGAATGCCGTCGGTACGATGCGCTGCGGATTGACCAGCTCCGCCAGCTTCGCAAGACGCTCGTCCGGCACTTCAACGACACCGACGTTCGGGTCGATCGTACAGAACGGATAGTTGGCTGATTCCGCGCCAGCCTGTGTAATCGCATTGAACAGCGTCGACTTGCCTACGTTCGGTAGTCCGACAATTCCGCAAGAAAGACTCATTATATAGACAGCTCCTTATATGACACCGAAATTTCTTATCCTGACATTATATTATATCCCATAGGGGGGGAACATGTCACGCGAGCCCGCGCAAAAAAACCTTCCCGCTCCAATCGCAAGAAGGTTCTCTAACATTCACCGCTACTCCAGCGGCTGCCCCGATACACGACGAAGCTCATTAGCGAGCCGATGGAACTCCGCTTGTGCCTCCGCGTCACCTGAAGCGAAGTAAGAGGCCGACAGGAAGCGAATAATTTTGTTCGCA
Above is a genomic segment from Paenibacillus sp. YYML68 containing:
- a CDS encoding low molecular weight protein arginine phosphatase, whose protein sequence is MNRILFVCTGNTCRSPMAEGMMKSLIEKAGLTGLEVRSAGVSAFTGMPVSDHARTVLQEKGCALTDGSKLLDEELVQWADLVLTMTASHKRHTIQLHPEAVDKVHTLKEYVAEGGGKDERTIAELESLLSSIQLKQALSEPITDEERMRIIALEKELPSHDISDPFGGPYSLYAACAEEIEEGLHKLVDKLKRLREA
- a CDS encoding manganese efflux pump gives rise to the protein MDLAAPLLWGQLVSIGLLALALGFDALSLGLGIGMRGIRKLDIVRIGLVTALFHMIMPLAGVWTGSFLSSILGQVATVCGGVLLLVLGAHMVYNVLRGDESSGYDPRSFWGLLLFAFSVSVDSFSVGISLGMFAGDVWLTILLFGAAGGLMTMLGLLLGRRVGEWFGDYGEALGGVILIAFGIHFII
- a CDS encoding L-threonylcarbamoyladenylate synthase, translating into MNIETKMWLVHASCPQEEQIQEAAAWLREGRTVAFPTETVYGLGADARSTEAVAAIFEAKGRPSDNPLIVHLADRSQLTELTASPEEAVLCLLDAFWPGPLTVVLPVREGVLSPLVTAGLSTVGVRIPDHPVARALIAAAGCPVAAPSANRSGRPSPTLAAHVLEDLGGRIAGIVDGGAAGVGVESTVVEYRDGTVYVLRPGGVTAGELARTLPDGVRLVMAAEAAPAAEETPRAPGMKYAHYAPRGLLTIVHGHDREAVLARMRRELEAARARGERTGALLLGGHAEAVPADHVSVCGERTDLELVARGLYAALRAFDEAGASFIVAEACPETGLGEAIMNRLRKAAGGRELHV
- the spoIIR gene encoding stage II sporulation protein R, coding for MVKRVNVKPYLYLGFALVMLLMCWESGKANAMLFEAKAKSAVDASVIPQESIRLRILANSDSPTDQWIKREVRDAIIEQMNAWVAEPDGIEAARETVKSRLPELEAVVEKTLRDNGFDYTYQVELGVVPFPTKMYGNQVYPAGEYEALRVSIGEAEGQNWWCVLFPPLCFVDSEMVVKKDNKAYAASAEDEAAPNDGKTDAGAANGKAAEKDAARKADQSDKSSKSVTAASAVQKEAGAGKTASGAAEQAQKDAEGGKEAAAGKEQPEVRFFLWDMLKEVFAWFA
- the prmC gene encoding peptide chain release factor N(5)-glutamine methyltransferase, with amino-acid sequence MLNERRLTIREAYVEASSFLRGYGVREPESNAQRLLEYVLEESRTGLLLRWSEPFPERLAERWQQLLERKAAGEPVQYMIGEQEFYGLPFRVSPAVLIPRPETELLVEELVRLGKRMWPETCEGREQLVHGQELEDAASAGRGTVSRLGNSPTVCDIGTGSGAIAVTIATQCPGWRVLASDLSEAALKQAQHNAELNGVADRIEWSEGDLLQPWIERAERIDLLVSNPPYIPDSDENGLQPEVRLYEPHMALFGGADGLTLYRRMVAQLHELPQLPRVVGFEVGQGQAEAVRELLLDAAEWDEVYIVDDLAGIGRHVIAYRS
- the prfA gene encoding peptide chain release factor 1 codes for the protein MLDRLQALADRYEKLSELLCDPDVAGDAKKLREYSKEQSDLQETYDTYMEYKSVYEQHEAAKSMLNEKLDDEMKELVKLELDELSERKEQLEEKIKVLMMPKDPNDDKNVIVEIRGAAGGDEAALFASDLYRMYSKFADTQGWRTEVLEASVSDLGGFKEIIFMVNGKGAYSKLKFESGAHRVQRIPATESGGRIHTSTATVGVMPEMEEFDIEIHDSDIRVDTFCSSGAGGQSVNTTKSAVRVTHVPTGIVATCQDGKSQNSNKEKALQVLRARIFDKMQQEEMEKYGAERKSKVGTGDRSERIRTYNFPQSRVTDHRIGLTLHRLDSVLNGDMEEIISALTIAAQTDQMEKGEYAGA
- the ychF gene encoding redox-regulated ATPase YchF, whose translation is MSLSCGIVGLPNVGKSTLFNAITQAGAESANYPFCTIDPNVGVVEVPDERLAKLAELVNPQRIVPTAFEFVDIAGLVKGASKGEGLGNKFLANIREVDAIVQVVRCFQDDNITHVSGKVDPISDIQTINLELILADVDSVDKRIERSRKNMKGGDKKYAQEVECLERVKEALYNEKPARSVELTDEERLLIRDLHLLTMKPVLYAANVNESEAANADDNPYVQQVREFAALEGAEVVPISAKVESEIAELEGEDKEMFLEELGLTESGLNRLIRAAYKLLGLYTYFTAGVQEVRAWTIRKGMKAPQAAGVIHTDFERGFIRAEVVGYDDLVGAGSMSAAKEKGTVRLEGKEYVVQDGDVMHFRFNV